One genomic segment of Novisyntrophococcus fermenticellae includes these proteins:
- a CDS encoding MFS transporter, which yields MSKNWKKQFMTIYAGQAFSLLGSAAVQFAVIWWLTIQTESAITLTIASVVSFIPNMVIGPFAGVWIDRLNRRTVMIAADGVVAFSSVILGAAFLLIDVPPVWFIYLILFLRGLGNTFHGPAIQAAIPMLVPTEMLVKAGGWGNLVTSVSNMLGPVLGAALMGFLPIAGIMLVDIFGALFAITCLLFVEIPDISSRSDKVHPLSDMKEGFSTMRKNKPLIAAFGPMMLMTILYMPLGALFPLLVRTHFMGKAWHNSIVEFVFAGGLLVSSLVIGIWGGMKNRFLMAALAIGLLGAGSFVSGALPSGGYWIFVVCCFFMGASGTFMNVPVMAYVQESTPPEIMGKVFSLMMSAMTLAMPIGLIIAGPVSEIVGVDNWFFWSGVALMLTGILFRILTRPYDSETRLPEAKDNE from the coding sequence ATGAGTAAAAATTGGAAAAAACAATTTATGACGATATATGCCGGGCAGGCTTTTTCACTGCTGGGCAGTGCTGCCGTGCAGTTTGCAGTTATCTGGTGGCTGACTATACAAACGGAGTCGGCAATCACCCTCACCATAGCATCCGTTGTGTCGTTCATCCCTAACATGGTTATCGGACCATTTGCAGGGGTATGGATTGACCGCCTGAACCGCCGCACAGTCATGATCGCCGCGGATGGTGTGGTGGCATTCTCAAGTGTTATTTTGGGAGCGGCCTTTTTGCTCATCGATGTTCCTCCTGTCTGGTTTATCTATCTTATTTTATTTCTGCGCGGATTGGGCAACACCTTTCATGGTCCCGCCATACAGGCGGCCATCCCTATGCTGGTACCTACCGAGATGCTCGTAAAAGCCGGAGGCTGGGGCAACCTGGTCACCTCTGTTTCCAATATGCTGGGACCTGTGCTGGGTGCGGCATTGATGGGATTCCTTCCCATCGCAGGCATAATGCTGGTGGATATTTTTGGTGCTTTGTTCGCCATTACCTGTCTGCTGTTTGTAGAAATCCCTGATATTTCAAGCCGCAGCGATAAAGTACATCCTCTTTCCGATATGAAAGAGGGATTTAGCACCATGCGCAAAAACAAGCCGCTGATCGCGGCGTTCGGCCCTATGATGCTGATGACTATTCTTTATATGCCGCTTGGTGCACTGTTTCCGCTCTTGGTGCGCACCCACTTCATGGGAAAGGCATGGCATAACAGTATTGTTGAGTTTGTCTTCGCGGGCGGGCTGCTCGTATCCTCACTCGTCATTGGCATTTGGGGCGGCATGAAAAACCGCTTTCTGATGGCGGCGCTTGCCATCGGTCTGCTGGGGGCGGGTTCTTTTGTGAGCGGGGCGCTTCCATCCGGCGGTTACTGGATATTTGTTGTCTGCTGCTTCTTTATGGGTGCATCGGGTACTTTTATGAATGTACCGGTCATGGCCTATGTGCAGGAGAGCACCCCACCAGAGATTATGGGAAAAGTGTTTTCTCTGATGATGTCCGCCATGACGCTTGCGATGCCGATTGGTCTCATTATTGCAGGCCCGGTCAGCGAGATAGTAGGTGTGGACAACTGGTTTTTCTGGTCAGGCGTGGCACTGATGCTCACCGGTATCCTGTTCCGCATATTGACAAGGCCTTATGACAGTGAAACAAGACTGCCGGAAGCCAAAGACAACGAGTAA
- a CDS encoding HAD hydrolase family protein encodes MNNANVFQKVIKRCSNSFKSMPQIGLRIIKTAASVFILLAFFKIAGIDRSPFYAVIATILCMQSDLSGSKQTALNRAFGTTVGAIFALVFTILEVHYHLIVPGTWPQLILTALFVVCVIYVTVLFHKGSASYISCVVFLSATIVSRDETGGSLLFVLYRFTDTMSGILLAYCINWLHLPRKKQQNILFISALERLSQNGQMNPYTKRELNRLIDAGANFTISTSRTPAAIMDEAANLHLNLPVIAMDGAMLYDIKENRYLLKYIMSHQTVLKIEEVLKKEGYHYFENVIIDDVLLIYYQDFKTEEQKDYYESLRKSPFRNYIHGVRPKQQDVVYFTLLDQRARLEELRDLLTREGLDQNCRFILKESKYKNQSIFHILCKNARKENMNHYLQHMLNLESIMTFGETQGAYDASVHSGDSVQVAKSIKKAYEPLGFD; translated from the coding sequence TTGAACAATGCAAATGTATTTCAAAAAGTAATAAAAAGATGCAGCAACAGTTTTAAATCCATGCCCCAGATTGGTCTGCGGATCATAAAGACAGCGGCTTCGGTTTTTATTCTGCTTGCATTCTTTAAAATTGCAGGAATTGACCGGAGTCCTTTCTATGCCGTAATTGCCACGATTCTCTGCATGCAGTCAGATCTATCAGGCAGTAAACAGACAGCCTTAAACCGGGCGTTCGGAACCACTGTCGGAGCCATATTTGCACTGGTGTTCACCATACTTGAGGTTCATTATCACCTGATTGTCCCCGGTACCTGGCCTCAGCTCATCCTGACTGCCTTGTTTGTGGTATGTGTCATCTATGTGACCGTATTGTTTCATAAAGGTTCGGCTTCTTATATTTCCTGCGTGGTCTTCTTAAGTGCTACGATTGTTTCCCGGGATGAGACGGGAGGGTCTCTTCTATTCGTATTATACCGCTTTACCGATACAATGTCCGGAATTCTTCTGGCCTACTGCATCAACTGGCTTCATCTGCCCCGTAAAAAGCAGCAGAATATCCTCTTCATCTCTGCGCTTGAGCGCCTGTCCCAGAATGGGCAGATGAATCCTTACACAAAAAGAGAACTGAATCGCCTGATTGATGCGGGAGCTAATTTCACTATATCTACCAGCCGGACTCCCGCCGCCATCATGGACGAGGCAGCGAATCTTCATCTGAACCTTCCGGTTATCGCCATGGATGGAGCAATGCTCTATGATATAAAAGAAAACCGGTATTTGTTAAAATATATCATGAGCCATCAGACTGTATTAAAAATCGAAGAAGTTTTAAAAAAAGAGGGGTATCATTACTTTGAAAATGTAATCATTGATGATGTCCTGTTGATTTACTACCAGGACTTTAAGACGGAAGAACAAAAAGACTATTATGAAAGTCTGCGAAAATCACCATTTCGTAATTATATCCATGGAGTCCGCCCCAAACAGCAGGATGTGGTTTATTTCACCCTCCTGGACCAGCGTGCGCGCCTGGAAGAATTAAGAGATCTCCTGACGCGCGAGGGTCTGGATCAGAACTGCCGATTTATATTAAAAGAATCTAAGTATAAGAACCAATCTATCTTCCATATTCTGTGCAAAAATGCCAGAAAAGAGAATATGAATCATTATCTGCAGCATATGTTAAACCTGGAAAGCATCATGACCTTTGGCGAAACCCAGGGTGCATATGATGCTTCTGTACACAGCGGCGACTCGGTTCAGGTAGCCAAGTCTATCAAAAAAGCATATGAACCACTGGGGTTTGATTAG
- the glpK gene encoding glycerol kinase GlpK encodes MGKYVMALDAGTTSNRCILFNEKGEVCSKAQKEFTQYFPKPGWVEHDANEIWSTQLGVAVEAMLKIGASAEDISAIGITNQRETTIVWDRESGDPVCPAIVWQCRRTSEYCDTLIERGLTEKFREKTGLIIDAYFSGTKLKWILDHVEGAREKAEEGELLFGTVETWLIWKLTKGRVHVTDYSNASRTMLFNIQELEWDKEILEEFDIPACMLPEVKPSSCVYGTCDSSYFGGEILIGGAAGDQQAALFGQTCFSPGEAKNTYGTGCFLLMNTGEKPVFSKNGLVTTIAWGLDGTINYALEGSIFVAGAAVQWLRDEMKLVESAEDSEYMARKVEDTNGCYVVPAFTGLGAPYWDQYARGTIVGITRGVNKYHIIRATLESVAYQVNDVLESMKADSGIELAGLKVDGGASANNFLMQAQADLIDAPVLRPLCVESTAMGAAYLAGLAVGYWAGKEEVLQNWAIERTFAPRIGQEAREKKIRGWKRAVKYAYGWAKED; translated from the coding sequence ATGGGTAAGTATGTTATGGCACTGGATGCGGGGACAACCAGTAACCGCTGCATATTATTTAATGAAAAGGGAGAGGTTTGTTCAAAAGCCCAAAAGGAGTTTACACAGTATTTTCCAAAGCCGGGCTGGGTAGAGCATGATGCCAATGAAATCTGGTCTACACAGTTGGGCGTGGCTGTGGAAGCCATGTTGAAAATCGGTGCGTCTGCAGAGGACATTTCGGCTATAGGAATTACAAACCAGAGAGAGACAACGATTGTCTGGGACCGGGAAAGCGGGGACCCTGTCTGCCCCGCAATTGTCTGGCAATGCAGGAGAACCTCCGAATACTGTGATACTTTAATAGAACGGGGACTGACGGAAAAATTCAGGGAAAAGACAGGCCTGATCATCGATGCTTATTTTTCCGGTACAAAACTAAAGTGGATTTTGGATCATGTCGAAGGTGCCAGGGAAAAAGCTGAAGAGGGAGAACTCTTATTTGGCACGGTGGAGACCTGGCTGATATGGAAACTCACAAAAGGCAGGGTACATGTGACGGATTATTCTAATGCTTCCAGAACCATGCTGTTTAATATTCAGGAACTGGAGTGGGATAAGGAGATACTGGAAGAATTTGATATTCCGGCTTGCATGCTGCCTGAGGTTAAGCCATCCAGCTGCGTTTATGGAACGTGTGACTCTTCTTATTTCGGAGGAGAGATTCTCATAGGGGGTGCAGCCGGTGATCAGCAGGCAGCTCTTTTCGGTCAGACTTGTTTTTCGCCGGGTGAGGCAAAGAATACTTATGGCACAGGATGCTTTTTGCTGATGAATACAGGGGAAAAACCGGTGTTTTCCAAGAACGGACTGGTTACTACCATTGCCTGGGGGTTGGATGGAACAATTAACTATGCTCTGGAGGGGTCTATATTTGTCGCCGGTGCCGCCGTTCAGTGGCTCAGAGATGAGATGAAGCTGGTGGAGTCTGCAGAAGATTCAGAATATATGGCACGGAAGGTAGAGGATACCAACGGGTGCTACGTGGTTCCCGCATTTACAGGTCTGGGTGCTCCTTATTGGGATCAGTATGCGCGGGGAACGATTGTTGGAATTACGAGAGGGGTGAATAAGTATCATATCATCAGAGCAACGCTGGAATCGGTTGCCTATCAGGTCAATGACGTGCTGGAGTCCATGAAGGCAGATTCAGGAATCGAACTTGCGGGTCTGAAGGTAGATGGGGGCGCCAGTGCCAATAACTTTCTGATGCAGGCGCAGGCGGATTTAATTGATGCTCCGGTATTAAGACCCCTCTGCGTGGAAAGTACAGCCATGGGAGCGGCCTATCTGGCCGGCCTTGCGGTGGGATATTGGGCAGGCAAGGAAGAGGTCCTCCAAAACTGGGCAATTGAGCGGACCTTTGCTCCCCGGATTGGTCAGGAGGCAAGGGAGAAAAAGATCAGAGGCTGGAAACGGGCTGTAAAGTATGCATATGGTTGGGCAAAGGAGGATTGA
- a CDS encoding cytidylate kinase-like family protein, with the protein MQNYIITIARGFGSGGKDIGMRLSKELGIPCYDRQILTMASDKSGIDEGVFVETNEKLRGTYIANFLRKIPITGVLDPHEKDFVSDVNVFNIQAELIRSLAITESCIIIGKCADDILREYKNVISIYIEAPRAACVKSIQEKMHVSAERAHQLIHKTDKYRAKYYNYYSGGKDWTNPTNYDLVLNSDRVGRENCVKLIKEYINIRFCDKRMEG; encoded by the coding sequence ATGCAGAATTATATAATTACCATTGCCAGAGGATTTGGCAGTGGCGGCAAAGATATTGGTATGAGACTTTCAAAGGAGTTGGGAATTCCATGCTATGACAGGCAGATACTTACCATGGCATCCGACAAAAGCGGAATAGATGAGGGTGTTTTTGTAGAGACAAATGAGAAACTCAGAGGAACATATATTGCAAATTTTCTTCGGAAAATACCAATAACCGGGGTATTGGATCCACATGAAAAAGACTTTGTATCAGATGTAAATGTGTTTAACATACAGGCCGAATTGATACGGAGTCTTGCGATAACGGAGAGCTGCATTATTATCGGAAAATGCGCCGATGATATTTTAAGGGAGTACAAAAATGTTATTAGTATATATATTGAGGCTCCAAGAGCAGCCTGTGTAAAGTCGATTCAGGAAAAAATGCATGTTTCGGCAGAGCGGGCACATCAGCTGATTCACAAAACAGATAAATATCGTGCAAAGTATTATAACTATTATTCCGGCGGAAAGGACTGGACAAATCCAACGAACTATGACCTGGTTTTGAACAGCGATAGAGTCGGGAGGGAAAATTGCGTGAAGTTAATAAAAGAATATATTAATATCAGGTTTTGTGATAAACGGATGGAGGGTTGA
- a CDS encoding 4Fe-4S dicluster-binding protein → MGCETVQVTTSVMQYGYRIIEDMIEGFSDYMALNGIDSVSELVGRALPQLVSAEDLDRSTIEYPRFRREFCISCGRCYISCYDGGHQALRIDGKTRQPVMDASKCVGCQLCRLVCPAGAITAGTRVNKK, encoded by the coding sequence ATGGGCTGCGAAACGGTTCAGGTTACAACTTCTGTCATGCAATATGGATACAGAATTATAGAAGACATGATAGAAGGATTTTCGGATTATATGGCGCTCAACGGTATTGACTCTGTGTCAGAACTGGTTGGCAGGGCATTGCCGCAGCTGGTTTCTGCGGAGGATCTGGACCGCAGTACGATTGAATATCCCAGATTCCGCCGGGAATTCTGCATTTCCTGCGGAAGATGCTATATATCCTGTTATGACGGCGGGCACCAGGCACTGCGCATAGATGGGAAGACCCGCCAGCCGGTCATGGATGCCTCAAAATGCGTGGGATGTCAGTTATGTAGGCTGGTCTGTCCGGCAGGGGCAATTACAGCGGGAACCAGGGTAAATAAGAAATAA
- the rsgA gene encoding ribosome small subunit-dependent GTPase A gives MNYLEKYGITDRFKNEAAAYPKLSLARVAAQHRGLYKIVTESGELQAEISGKLRFETNELAKFPTVGDYVMISSENSGSNAIIHHVLTRKSIFLRTAVGVSGQAQPVAANIDIVFICMSLNNNFNLSRLERYLSVAWDSGATPVILLTKSDLCEDLERVLLEVERVSSFTEVIPLSMFDDDLVTKLSLYLKSGMTAAFIGSSGVGKSTLINKLLGEQELATSEVGKGDKGRHTTTGREMFLSPFGVVLIDTPGMRELGAESVDLSKSFEDIETLAGQCKFNNCTHTNEPGCAILQALDDGSLDQRRFSSYLKLRIEAGYDGLSAKEIENKKLERMLKDVGGMKNFRKYVKEKRKQR, from the coding sequence TTGAATTATTTAGAAAAATACGGTATTACAGACCGTTTTAAAAACGAGGCAGCCGCCTACCCGAAGCTATCTCTTGCCCGTGTTGCTGCTCAACATAGAGGGCTTTATAAAATTGTCACTGAAAGCGGTGAACTACAGGCTGAAATTTCCGGCAAGCTTCGCTTTGAAACCAATGAACTTGCAAAATTCCCAACAGTGGGAGATTATGTTATGATTTCCTCAGAGAATTCAGGTAGCAATGCTATCATTCACCATGTGCTGACACGTAAGAGCATCTTTTTAAGAACAGCTGTTGGCGTCAGTGGTCAGGCACAGCCGGTGGCTGCAAATATAGATATTGTCTTTATTTGTATGTCTTTAAACAATAACTTTAATTTAAGCCGTTTAGAGCGATACCTTTCTGTTGCCTGGGATAGCGGTGCAACTCCTGTTATTTTACTGACAAAATCAGATTTGTGCGAGGATTTGGAACGTGTTCTTTTAGAGGTGGAACGGGTGTCTTCATTCACAGAGGTAATTCCCCTTTCGATGTTCGATGATGATCTTGTGACAAAACTTAGCCTCTACCTAAAATCTGGTATGACAGCAGCTTTTATTGGATCGTCAGGTGTGGGAAAATCAACCTTAATCAACAAGCTTCTGGGGGAACAGGAACTTGCTACCAGTGAAGTCGGTAAAGGCGATAAAGGAAGGCACACGACAACCGGTCGGGAGATGTTTCTTTCTCCCTTTGGTGTTGTCTTGATTGATACGCCCGGCATGCGCGAACTTGGGGCCGAAAGTGTTGATTTATCCAAGAGCTTTGAGGATATTGAAACACTTGCAGGCCAATGTAAATTTAATAATTGCACCCACACAAATGAACCCGGCTGTGCAATCCTACAAGCACTAGACGATGGGAGCCTTGACCAGAGACGCTTCAGCAGCTACTTGAAGCTAAGAATTGAAGCAGGCTATGATGGCTTAAGTGCTAAGGAAATTGAAAATAAAAAGCTGGAGCGTATGCTGAAAGATGTGGGTGGTATGAAAAACTTTCGTAAATATGTAAAAGAGAAACGTAAGCAAAGATAA
- a CDS encoding AraC family transcriptional regulator, producing MQLATNEKQKELKSHGRFEFPVFISQEVLSRYERGSFTWHWHPEIELTLVLEGRISYQVNNQIYHLQKGDGLFCNSNALHTGHMIDGADCYYISTTFHPRMIYGFEGSTLQKDFVNPLIADASPGSIAFSRDIPWHMPVLDAMHQIYQLYLEHPPSFELQVQYHLTSIWLSIYSHTSADLSKECQTVSSGRDIERLRNILGYIQEHYSEKITLEDISAEINICKSECCRFFKKHMNESLFDYLMYYRIEKSLPLLSENKLSISEIADQTGFSSSGYFSRVFREQMQCSPTQYRNGRKGGGNS from the coding sequence ATGCAGCTGGCAACGAATGAAAAGCAAAAAGAACTTAAATCCCATGGACGTTTTGAGTTTCCTGTCTTTATCAGCCAGGAAGTCCTGTCCCGTTATGAACGGGGCTCCTTTACCTGGCACTGGCATCCGGAAATAGAACTTACTCTTGTTTTAGAAGGCCGCATCAGCTATCAGGTAAATAATCAGATATACCATCTTCAAAAGGGTGACGGCCTGTTCTGCAATTCAAATGCCCTCCATACCGGACACATGATAGACGGAGCGGACTGCTATTACATCTCCACCACCTTTCACCCTCGCATGATTTACGGTTTTGAAGGGAGTACGCTTCAGAAGGACTTTGTTAACCCCTTAATTGCGGATGCATCTCCAGGCTCCATTGCCTTTTCCAGAGATATTCCCTGGCATATGCCCGTTCTGGATGCCATGCATCAGATTTACCAGCTTTATTTGGAGCATCCGCCTTCTTTTGAGCTGCAGGTACAGTATCATTTGACATCTATCTGGCTGTCTATTTACAGCCACACCTCTGCAGATCTGTCAAAGGAATGTCAAACTGTAAGCTCCGGCCGGGATATTGAACGGCTTCGGAATATTCTCGGCTACATTCAGGAGCACTATAGTGAAAAAATCACACTTGAAGATATTTCCGCCGAGATAAATATATGCAAAAGTGAATGCTGCCGGTTTTTCAAGAAACATATGAATGAATCCCTGTTTGACTACCTGATGTACTACCGGATAGAAAAGAGCCTTCCCTTGCTGTCTGAAAATAAATTATCCATTTCAGAAATCGCAGACCAGACCGGCTTTTCCAGCTCCGGCTACTTTTCAAGAGTATTCCGGGAACAGATGCAGTGTTCCCCCACACAATACCGTAACGGCCGGAAAGGAGGCGGCAATTCTTGA
- a CDS encoding Zn-dependent hydrolase — protein sequence MYTCSMERMTDKINTFSQFGDAGHGGITRYSLSEEAIQARNEFRKRMEAIHAVIEIDDLANMYATLPGTDPEAKRIVMASHCDSVKNGGNYDGILGVMSAMEVLETVAAENIPHRHPLTAMIWTNEEGSLYPPAMMCSGIVCYDYLPEEIRSKFKYEDMMNSRSILDNQSTFGEALEKSGFKGEKKYRLSPEKYLYMFETHIEQGPILEDAGNDIGVVDCVLGMFNYRLKFYGQTTHAGTFPMPKRKDAFLAASQALCYLHEEIDKLGYPELVYTTGEVVCHPCVHTCVPDFFDFSFDARHEKPEVLEKVLKVVKSCADRTWAGCTCEVVKAWNRDTVYWDKELVGYVKEAAEEAGISHQYIHSGAGHDAQFAAYMLPTTMIFVQSKDGLSHCEPEYSSPEHCTEGATVMLHAVLKADAK from the coding sequence ATGTACACATGCAGTATGGAACGAATGACGGATAAGATTAATACATTTTCTCAGTTTGGAGATGCCGGACATGGCGGAATTACAAGGTATTCATTATCAGAGGAAGCGATTCAGGCAAGAAATGAATTCCGCAAAAGGATGGAAGCGATTCATGCAGTCATAGAAATTGATGATTTGGCCAATATGTATGCAACGCTTCCGGGAACGGATCCGGAGGCTAAAAGAATTGTTATGGCATCTCACTGTGACTCTGTAAAAAACGGCGGTAATTATGATGGTATTTTGGGGGTCATGTCTGCTATGGAGGTATTAGAAACTGTAGCAGCAGAGAACATTCCTCACAGGCATCCCCTGACAGCCATGATCTGGACAAATGAAGAGGGTTCCTTGTATCCGCCTGCTATGATGTGCTCTGGTATTGTATGCTATGATTATCTGCCGGAGGAAATCAGAAGCAAGTTTAAATATGAGGATATGATGAATTCCAGAAGTATTCTGGATAATCAGAGTACCTTTGGAGAAGCTCTGGAAAAATCCGGATTTAAAGGGGAGAAAAAATACAGACTCAGTCCTGAAAAATATCTGTATATGTTTGAAACCCACATTGAACAGGGACCGATTCTGGAGGATGCAGGGAATGATATCGGTGTTGTTGACTGTGTGCTTGGAATGTTTAACTACAGGTTAAAATTCTATGGGCAGACGACACATGCAGGGACCTTTCCGATGCCCAAGAGAAAGGATGCATTTCTGGCTGCTTCCCAGGCATTGTGCTATCTCCACGAAGAAATTGACAAGCTGGGATATCCGGAGCTCGTATATACTACGGGGGAAGTGGTTTGCCACCCTTGCGTGCATACCTGCGTGCCGGACTTCTTTGACTTTTCCTTTGATGCAAGACATGAAAAGCCTGAGGTATTGGAAAAGGTTTTAAAAGTAGTAAAGAGCTGCGCAGACAGGACATGGGCAGGATGCACCTGTGAGGTTGTAAAGGCATGGAACAGAGATACGGTATATTGGGATAAGGAACTGGTTGGTTATGTAAAAGAAGCCGCAGAAGAAGCCGGTATATCTCATCAGTATATCCATTCCGGCGCAGGACATGATGCACAGTTTGCAGCATATATGCTTCCAACCACAATGATCTTTGTACAGTCTAAAGATGGATTATCTCACTGTGAACCGGAGTATTCTTCCCCGGAGCATTGCACCGAAGGGGCAACCGTTATGCTGCATGCTGTGCTTAAGGCGGATGCGAAATAA
- a CDS encoding low molecular weight protein-tyrosine-phosphatase, giving the protein MVKILFVCHGNICRSPMAEFVLKDLVRKTGAENSFYIASAATSTEEIGNPVHPGTRRILASLGISTEGKYAVQIKKSDYENYDYLIGMDDWNIRNMKKITGGDPEHKIKKLLEFAGRESDIADPWYTGDFESTYRDVLEGCKALLSI; this is encoded by the coding sequence ATGGTAAAAATACTCTTTGTCTGCCACGGCAACATCTGCCGTTCCCCTATGGCCGAGTTTGTCTTAAAGGATTTGGTAAGAAAGACCGGGGCGGAAAATTCTTTTTATATTGCATCTGCAGCCACAAGTACCGAGGAAATAGGCAATCCCGTTCATCCGGGAACAAGAAGGATACTGGCTTCTCTGGGAATCTCCACAGAAGGGAAGTATGCAGTCCAGATTAAAAAATCAGATTATGAGAATTATGATTATTTAATTGGAATGGACGACTGGAATATCAGAAATATGAAAAAGATTACGGGAGGGGATCCGGAACACAAAATCAAAAAATTGTTAGAATTTGCAGGGCGGGAGAGTGATATTGCGGATCCGTGGTACACCGGTGACTTTGAAAGCACCTATCGGGATGTTCTGGAGGGCTGTAAGGCCTTGCTTTCTATATAA
- the preA gene encoding NAD-dependent dihydropyrimidine dehydrogenase subunit PreA, whose protein sequence is MRYEAIRIKSEVGRCLLCHEAPCTKACPHGIRIERVMRALRFENNLGATRQLGSGNICVDCEAPCMAACNRKNLDRPVEITRIVKDIKNSHMKIQEKRPDLSIDFCGVHCENPFFLSSSVVGSNYEMVAKAFDMGWAGAAFKTIGLFLPDEASPRFAAMEKESTPFVGFKNIEQISDHTLEENLEYLKQLKIDYPSKVIIASIMGQNEEEWAILAQKMEEVGADIIECNFSCPQMVGDGLGSDVGTNLELVQKYTKAARRGTTLPILAKMTPNITKMEDTARTAIQAGADGIAAINTIKSIMNVNLNSFKSEPEVTGKSAVGGYSGKAVKPIALRFIHDMKKQEALENIPISGMGGLRHGTMRRSLLQWAAKRFRLQLLSCNMDTEL, encoded by the coding sequence GTGAGATATGAAGCAATCCGGATAAAAAGTGAGGTAGGAAGATGCCTGTTATGCCATGAAGCACCTTGTACAAAAGCATGTCCGCATGGAATTCGAATAGAACGTGTCATGCGCGCCCTCCGTTTTGAAAATAATTTGGGAGCCACAAGACAGCTTGGAAGTGGTAATATATGTGTAGACTGTGAAGCACCATGTATGGCAGCCTGCAACCGGAAAAATCTGGACAGACCGGTCGAAATCACAAGAATTGTAAAAGATATAAAAAACAGCCATATGAAGATACAGGAAAAGCGGCCGGACTTATCCATAGATTTTTGCGGGGTTCACTGTGAAAATCCATTTTTTCTATCGTCTTCTGTAGTAGGAAGCAATTATGAAATGGTGGCAAAGGCATTTGACATGGGATGGGCAGGCGCAGCATTCAAGACAATTGGTTTATTCCTGCCAGATGAAGCATCTCCGAGATTTGCAGCTATGGAAAAGGAGAGCACTCCTTTTGTAGGTTTTAAGAATATTGAGCAGATTTCTGATCACACGCTAGAGGAAAATCTGGAATATCTGAAACAATTAAAGATCGATTATCCTTCTAAGGTTATTATTGCCTCTATTATGGGACAAAATGAAGAGGAATGGGCAATATTAGCACAAAAAATGGAGGAGGTGGGGGCTGATATTATTGAATGTAATTTTTCCTGCCCGCAGATGGTGGGGGATGGTCTGGGCAGCGATGTCGGAACCAATTTAGAACTGGTGCAAAAATATACAAAAGCTGCCAGGCGGGGGACAACACTTCCGATTCTTGCTAAGATGACCCCGAATATTACAAAAATGGAGGATACTGCAAGAACAGCAATACAGGCTGGAGCGGATGGGATTGCAGCAATTAATACCATAAAAAGTATTATGAATGTGAATCTTAACAGCTTCAAATCGGAGCCGGAGGTCACAGGAAAATCAGCGGTCGGAGGATATTCCGGCAAGGCTGTAAAGCCCATAGCTCTTCGATTTATTCATGATATGAAAAAGCAGGAAGCGTTAGAAAATATACCAATCAGCGGCATGGGGGGATTGAGACATGGCACGATGCGGCGGAGTTTATTGCAATGGGCTGCGAAACGGTTCAGGTTACAACTTCTGTCATGCAATATGGATACAGAATTATAG